From Rhodamnia argentea isolate NSW1041297 chromosome 10, ASM2092103v1, whole genome shotgun sequence, a single genomic window includes:
- the LOC115729859 gene encoding transcription activator GLK1-like produces the protein MLAVSPLRNANDGRSNNQGEMESLAGIGSCSGGFPDFSDGSLLDSIDFDDLFVGIHDGDVLPDLEMDPELLAEFSASCGEESGTGCSSISVEKAEADDNGSKREADEDKASELDNISGGSRGEEIVSKRDESAVVNPFLNNSKETDNKGKRSSAQSSKSNNAHAQGKRKVKVDWTPELHRRFVQAVEQLGVDKAVPSRILELMGIDCLTRHNIASHLQKYRSHRKHMLAREAEAASWSQRRHMYGNGGHKMRPDTMMMVSHATATATASPWLAPPPTLGFPPVTPMHPHFRPLHVWGHPSADQSLMHVWPKHSPSPLPPSAWAAPPHGAAPSDTPFWHPHSGHQPVPNPPTPGMPCFAQPTLPTTRFGAPPVPGIPSHAMYKVDRNNNSNNKNNRGYGLPPGPSASHPPFDFHRAYAFDEHSKETIDAAIGDVLSKPWLPLPLGLKPPSTDSVLGELQRQGVPKVPPSCA, from the exons ATGCTTGCCGTGTCGCCTCTGAGGAACGCGAACGATGGCCGCAGCAACAACCAAGGAGAGATGGAGAGCTTGGCCGGCATCGGCAGCTGCAGCGGCGGCTTCCCCGACTTCTCCGACGGGAGTCTGCTCGACAGCATCGACTTCGACGACCTCTTCGTGGGGATCCACGATGGGGACGTGTTGCCGGACCTGGAGATGGACCCGGAGCTGCTCGCCGAGTTCTCCGCCAGCTGCGGCGAGGAGTCGGGGACGGGGTGCTCGTCGATATCGGTCGAGAAGGCCGAGGCCGACGACAATGGCTCCAAGAGAGAAGCTGATGAGGACAAGGCTTCGGAGCTGGATAACATCTCTGGCGGGAGCCGAGGGGAAGAGATTGTGAGCAAGAGGGATGAGTCTGCGGTGGTCAATCCATTCCTTAATAACAGTAAAGAGACTGACAACAAGGGAAAAAGATCATCAGCTCAATCATCCAAGAGTAACAACGCTCATGCTCAAGGGAAGCGAAAAGTGAAG GTGGATTGGACGCCAGAGTTGCACAGGAGGTTTGTACAAGCCGTGGAGCAGCTTGGAGTGGACAAGGCAGTGCCTTCAAGAATCCTGGAGCTCATGGGCATCGATTGTCTCACTCGCCACAACATCGCTAGCCACCTCCAA AAGTATAGGTCGCACAGAAAGCACATGCTGGCTCGTGAGGCGGAGGCAGCGAGCTGGAGTCAGAGGCGACACATGTACGGCAATGGAGGCCACAAGATGAGGCCGGACACGATGATGATGGTGAGccacgccaccgccaccgccacagCGAGTCCTTGGCTAGCACCACCGCCCACCCTCGGATTCCCACCCGTGACCCCCATGCACCCCCACTTCCGACCCCTCCACGTGTGGGGCCACCCTTCCGCTGACCAGTCCCTCATGCACGTGTGGCCCAAGCACTCGCCTTCCCCGCTGCCGCCGTCCGCCTGGGCTGCCCCACCGCACGGCGCTGCTCCCTCTGATACGCCATTTTGGCATCCGCACAGCGGCCACCAACCG GTGCCAAATCCGCCAACGCCAGGAATGCCGTGCTTTGCCCAACCAACCCTGCCAACGACG AGATTCGGAGCTCCACCGGTGCCGGGCATTCCATCCCACGCCATGTACAAAGTCGATAGAAATAACAACAGTAATAACAAAAATAATCGGGGCTATGGCTTGCCGCCTGGACCATCAGCCTCTCATCCTCCCTTCGATTTTCATCGG GCTTATGCGTTCGATGAGCACTCAAAGGAGACGATAGACGCAGCTATCGGAGATGTTTTATCAAAGCCGTGGCTGCCGCTGCCTCTCGGTCTGAAGCCTCCTTCCACTGACAGTGTCCTGGGAGAACTTCAACGCCAAGGAGTACCCAAAGTCCCTCCTTCTTGTGCTTGA
- the LOC115729856 gene encoding protein E6, which produces MAASARRLSVLFVVLVLAHSQVQARESKFFSKVTHSTNVAPGDDVREKKPSRIEIPVAAPEYSLAPGPAPAYVEKEYGYGLYGHDSDMLPPARETYTPVTTTTTTTDVNEKKTTATPATATTDKEDNFEDQFVREELSGESFQTGYTNNNNNNNGYANTRETNGYANNYNTNAFTSTYSTTGQSENYNANGYPGSSNSNGYGTEKQGMSDTRYLENGKYYYDGKSENSYLNGHKPEKAATGNYANYDENSANSRETNGYANNYNTNAFTSTYSTTGQSENHNTNGYPGSSNSKGYGTEKQGMSDTRYLENGKYYYNGKSENGYLNGYEPEKAATGSYANYDNNSLNSNEFDTMEEYYKKQGYQESQEVYEP; this is translated from the coding sequence ATGGCGGCCTCGGCGAGACGCCTCTCTGTTCTGTTCGTTGTGCTGGTGCTCGCTCATTCCCAGGTCCAAGCTAGAGAGAGCAAATTCTTCAGCAAGGTCACTCATTCCACCAACGTAGCGCCCGGAGATGACGTCAGAGAGAAGAAGCCGTCCCGCATCGAGATCCCCGTGGCTGCTCCGGAGTATAGCCTCGCGCCTGGCCCTGCCCCGGCTTATGTTGAGAAGGAGTACGGTTACGGCCTGTATGGCCACGACTCCGACATGCTCCCGCCGGCTAGAGAGACGTACACTCCTgtgaccaccaccaccaccaccaccgatgtcaatgaaaagaaaaccacCGCCACTCCAGCCACTGCCACAACCGATAAGGAGGACAACTTTGAGGACCAATTCGTGCGGGAAGAGCTCAGCGGCGAAAGCTTCCAGACGGGCTACAcaaataacaacaacaacaacaatggcTACGCAAACACCAGGGAAACCAACGGATACGCCAACAACTACAACACCAACGCCTTCACGAGCACGTACAGCACCACTGGCCAGTCCGAGAACTACAACGCAAATGGTTACCCCGGCAGCTCCAACAGCAATGGCTATGGGACCGAGAAGCAAGGGATGAGTGACACCAGGTACTTGGAGAATGGCAAGTACTACTACGACGGGAAGAGCGAGAACAGTTACCTCAACGGGCATAAGCCAGAAAAGGCAGCTACCGGGAATTATGCCAACTACGACGAGAATAGTGCCAACTCGAGAGAAACCAACGGATACGCCAACAACTACAACACCAACGCCTTCACGAGCACGTACAGCACCACTGGCCAGTCCGAGAATCACAACACAAATGGTTACCCCGGCAGCTCCAACAGCAAGGGCTATGGGACCGAGAAGCAAGGGATGAGTGACACCAGGTACTTGGAGAATGGCAAGTACTACTACAACGGGAAGAGCGAGAACGGTTATCTCAATGGGTATGAGCCAGAAAAGGCAGCAACTGGGAGTTATGCCAACTACGATAACAACAGTTTGAACTCGAACGAGTTTGATACCATGGAAGAGTACTACAAGAAGCAGGGGTACCAAGAGAGCCAGGAGGTGTACGAGCCTTGA